The proteins below are encoded in one region of Ochotona princeps isolate mOchPri1 chromosome 24, mOchPri1.hap1, whole genome shotgun sequence:
- the RPUSD1 gene encoding RNA pseudouridylate synthase domain-containing protein 1 isoform X2 has product MEPGSVDNLSVVYQSSDFLVVNKHWDLRIDSKTWRETLTLQKQLRHRFPELADPDTCYGFRFCHQLDFSTSGALCVALNKAAAGSAYRCFKERRVTKAYLALAVKTPSRASRSSCCWNTDRTRETPYPRCC; this is encoded by the exons ATGGAGCCGGGCAGCGTGGACAACCTGAGCGTCGTGTACCAGAGCAGTGACTTCCTGGTGGTGAACAAGCACTGGGACCTGCGCATCGACAGCAAGACCTGGCGGGAGACGCTGACCCTACAGAAGCAGCTGCGGCACCGCTTCCCGGAGCTGGCCGACCCGGACACCTGCTACGGCTTCAG GTTCTGTCATCAGCTGGACTTCTCCACCAGTGGGGCACTGTGTGTGGCCCTCAATAAGGCGGCAGCTGGCAGTGCCTACAGGTGCTTCAAGGAGCGGCGTGTCACCAAGGCCTACCTGGCTCTG GCTGTGAAAACCCCAAGCCGAGCCTCACGGAGCTCGTGCTGCTGGAACACGGATCGTACGCGGGAGACCCCGTATCCAAGGTGCTGCTGA
- the GNG13 gene encoding guanine nucleotide-binding protein G(I)/G(S)/G(O) subunit gamma-13 has translation MEEWDVPQMKKEVESLKHQLAFKREMSSRTIPELLKWIEDGVPKDPFLNPDLMKSNPWVEKGKCAIL, from the exons ATGGAGGAGTGGGACGTGCCCCAGATGAAGAAGGAGGTGGAGAGCCTCAAACACCAGCTGGCTTTCAAGCGTGAGATGTCCTCCAGGACCATCCCCGA GCTCCTCAAGTGGATCGAAGACGGAGTCCCCAAGGACCCTTTCCTGAACCCCGACCTCATGAAGAGCAACCCGTGGGTGGAAAAGGGCAAGTGCGCCATCCTGTGA
- the CHTF18 gene encoding chromosome transmission fidelity protein 18 homolog translates to MEDYGREPWGAEDPFHSRFAAELEVLAEREGGPAGPEACGDLLSGAPGAKRPRLELAPRRRVLRRAPVLQDFVPVTSTDGHRAFLVLRADPAGGASLLPDVRWRGGGRLDLLGLPLSSLKEQVDHERRQRDALHSPEPAEEGAEARPGAAPEERPAEQDAQHDLWVDEFAPCCYRELLSDDFTNRCLLKWLRRWDQVVFGHERPARKPRAGVEPGRGGKEAAAPGKWKSHEQVLEELLEAELDASRRPRQKVALLCGPPGLGKTTLAHVIARHAGYCVVEMNASDDRSPEVFHARIEAATQMESVLGASGQPNCLVIDEIDGASTAAVNVLLGILNHKGPQTATAEGRQRGAEQRGAERGLLLRPIICICNDPFAPALRQLKQQALVLHLPPTLPSRLVQRLQEICLRQGMRADPGALAALCDKTDNDIRACINTLQFLHGRGRRELSVRAVQTTHVGLKDQRKGLFSVWQEVFQLPRPNRRQASQDPSLPVLGLLPGDGDTGSLASQRFYHVLHVASSAGEHEKVVQGLFDNFLRLRLRDSSLGTVCAALDWLAFDDLLGCAAHHSQSFQLLRYPPFLPVAFHLLLACSHVPRIIFPSSQQEAQARTTQMKHLMQTLVCGIAPGPRSWAAPQALLLDALCLLLDILTPRLRPVSTQLYSVREKQQLASLVGTMLAYSLTYRQQRTPDGQYVYRLEPNVEELCRFPELPARKPLTYQAKQLIAREVELEKLRRAEVARMGKGSQVNGGPPVPGESRVQSPAPRALHNHEQRLAHLGRAVPEEQPERDFFGRVVVRRAAAPRADDHEACDKDSAEWRMGTAVGRSQVWFRFNEGVSNAVRRSLYIRDLL, encoded by the exons ATGGAGGACTACGGGCGGGAGCCGTGGGGCGCGGAGGACCCCTTCCACAGCCGGTTCGCGGCCGAGCTGGAGGTCCTGGCCGAGCGGGAAGGTGGGCCGGCAGGGCCGGAGGCCTGCGGCGACCTGCTCTCCGGGGCGCCCGGCGCCAAGCGGCCCCGGCTGGAGCTGGCCCCCCGCCGCCGCGTGCTGCGCCGGGCCCCGGTCCTGCAGGACTTCGTCCCCGTGACGTCCACCGACGGCCACCGGGCCTTCCTGGTGCTGCGAGCCGACCCCGCGGGGGGCGCG AGCCTCCTGCCCGACGTCCGGTGGCGAGGTGGCGGCCGGCTGGACCTGCTGGGGCTGCCCCTGTCCTCCCTCAAGGAGCAAGTTGACCACGAG CGGCGGCAGCGGGACGCCCTGCACAG CCCCGAGCCCGCGGAGGAAGGCGCAGAGGCCCGGCCCGGGGCGGCCCCGGAGGAGCGGCCTGCTGAGCAGGACGCCCAACACGACCTGTGGGTGGACGAGTTTGCGCCCTGCTGCTACCGGGAGCTGCTCAGCGACGAT TTCACCAACCGCTGCCTTCTGAAGTGGCTGAGGCGGTGGGACCAGGTGGTGTTTGGTCATGAGAGACCGGCCCGGAAGCCCAGGGCTGGCGTAGAGCCTGGGCGTGGTGGCAAGGAGGCCGCAGCCCCTGGCAAGTGGAAGAGCCATGAGCAGGTGCTGGAGGAgctgctggaggcagagctggatgcCAGCCGGAGGCCACGGCAGAAG GTGGCCCTGCTGTGTGGGCCCCCCGGGCTGGGCAAAACTACGCTGGCCCATGTGATCGCGCGGCATGCCGGGTACTGTGTGGTGGAGATGAACGCCAG TGATGACCGGAGTCCCGAGGTCTTCCACGCGCGCATCGAAGCCGCCACACAGATGGAGTCGGTGCTGGGCGCCAGTGGGCAGCCCAACTGCTTGGTCATTGACGAGATTGATGGGGCGTCCACG GCGGCCGTGAACGTGCTGCTGGGCATACTGAACCACAAGGGCCCACAGACAGCCACGGCCGAGGGCCGGCAGCGTGGAGCTGAGCAGCGTGGGGCCGAGCGGGGCCTCCTGCTTAGACCCATCATCTGCATCTGCAATGACCC ATTTGCCCCCGCCCTGAGGCAGCTGAAGCAGCAGGCCTTGGTGCTCCATTTGCCCCCAACCCTACCCAGCAGGCTTGTGCAGCGGCTGCAGGAG ATCTGCCTGAGGCAGGGCATGCGGGCTGACCCGGGTGCGCTGGCTGCTCTCTGTGACAAAACGGACAATGACATTCGCGCTTGTATCAACACGCTGCAG TTCCTGCATGGCCGGGGCCGGCGGGAGCTGAGTGTGCGGGCAGTACAGACCACGCACGTGGGCCTCAAGGACCAGCGCAAGGGCCTCTTCTCTGTGTGGCAGGAGGTCTTCCAGCTGCCCCGCCCCAACAG ACGACAGGCGAGCCAGGACCCCTCCTTGCCTGTTCTGGGGCTCTTGCCCGGGGATGGGGACACAGGCTCCCTGGCCTCACAGCGCTTCTACCATGTCCTGCACGTGGCCAGCTCTGCAGGCGAGCACGAGAAGGTGGTCCAG GGCCTGTTTGACAACTTCCTGCGCCTGCGCCTGCGCGACTCCAGCCTGGGCACCGTGTGTGCGGCCCTGGACTGGCTGGCCTTTGACGACCTGCTGGGGTGtgctgcccaccacagccagagcttcCAACTGCTGCGATACCCgcccttcctgcctgtggccttccacctgctgctggcctgcAGCCACGTGCCCCGCATCATcttccccagcagccagcaggag GCACAGGCCCGCACCACCCAGATGAAGCACCTGATGCAGACGCTGGTGTGCGGCATTGCCCCTGGCCCCCGCAGTTGGGCCGCGCCCCAGGCCCTGCTCCTGGACGCCCTGTGCCTGCTGCTGGACATCCTGACCCCCAGGCTGCGGCCC GTGAGCACACAGCTCTATAGCGTgcgggagaagcagcagctggccaGCCTGGTGGGCACCATGCTAGCCTACAGCCTTACCTACCGCCAGCAGCGCACGCCCGACGGCCAATATGTGTACCGGCTGGAGCC GaatgtggaagagctgtgccgcttcCCGGAACTGCCGGCCCGCAAGCCCCTCACCTACCAGGCGAAGCAGCTCATTGCGCGGGAGGTGGAGCTGGAGAAGCTGCGACGGGCAGAAGTGGCCCGCATGGGGAAGGGCAGCCAG GTGAACGGGGGCCCCCCGGTGCCAGGGGAGAGCAGGGTGCAGTCCCCTGCCCCTCGTGCCCTCCACAACCATGAGCAGCGGCTGGCACACCTGGGCAGGGCCGTCCCCGAGGAGCAG CCTGAGCGGGACTTCTTTGGACGTGTGGTGGTCAGGAGAGCGGCAGCCCCGAGGgcag ATGACCACGAGGCCTGTGACAAGGACTCAGCGGAGTGGCGCATGGGCACAGCCGTGGGCAGGAGCCAGGTCTGGTTCCGCTTCAATGAGGGTGTGTCCAATGCTGTGCGACGCAGCCTGTACATTCGGGACCTGCTGTAG